One Microbispora sp. ZYX-F-249 DNA segment encodes these proteins:
- a CDS encoding Clp protease N-terminal domain-containing protein, protein MLERFTDDARQVVIHANEQARELRHRQVGTEHLLLGLLSRPETLSARLLMARGITGDRVRAELVRILGDATGGDIDAEALESIGIDLSAVRERVEEVFGVGALDREPRRDRRGALLSGRRAPFGPRAKKTLELALREAIALKSKEIRDGHILLGIIREGEGLGVRILTDAGVDLPALRAEVRGGL, encoded by the coding sequence ATGCTGGAGAGATTCACCGACGACGCGCGGCAGGTCGTCATACACGCCAACGAGCAGGCCAGAGAGCTCCGGCACAGGCAGGTGGGCACCGAGCACCTGCTGCTCGGCCTGCTGAGCCGCCCGGAGACGTTGTCCGCCCGGCTCCTCATGGCCCGCGGGATCACGGGTGATCGGGTGCGGGCCGAGCTGGTCCGGATCCTCGGCGACGCCACGGGCGGCGACATCGACGCCGAGGCCCTGGAGTCGATCGGCATCGACCTGTCGGCCGTCCGGGAGAGGGTCGAGGAGGTCTTCGGCGTCGGGGCCCTCGACCGGGAGCCGCGTCGCGACCGCCGGGGCGCGCTCCTCAGCGGGCGCCGGGCCCCGTTCGGCCCGCGGGCCAAGAAGACGCTCGAACTCGCGTTGCGCGAGGCCATCGCGCTCAAGAGCAAGGAGATCCGCGACGGGCACATCCTCCTCGGCATCATCCGGGAGGGCGAAGGTCTGGGCGTGCGCATCCTGACGGACGCCGGGGTCGATCTGCCCGCCCTCCGGGCGGAGGTCAGGGGCGGCCTCTGA
- a CDS encoding RNA polymerase subunit sigma-70, producing the protein MSDTAQLASDAGSRDPAVGLRAVRALRLLVERLEALQVENARTAGWSWQDIALLLGVSRQAVHKKYAGGRGLLRREK; encoded by the coding sequence ATGAGCGATACGGCACAGCTGGCGAGCGACGCCGGCAGCCGCGATCCAGCCGTCGGCCTGCGGGCCGTACGCGCCCTGCGGCTCCTGGTGGAACGGCTCGAAGCGCTGCAGGTGGAGAACGCCCGCACCGCGGGGTGGTCCTGGCAGGACATCGCCCTCCTGCTCGGGGTGTCCCGGCAGGCGGTGCACAAGAAGTACGCGGGCGGCCGAGGACTGCTGAGACGGGAGAAGTAG
- a CDS encoding ABC transporter ATP-binding protein, translating into MRSLPVADPGTPDARGPLRYLWWVARAQAAPLLAGVGLAVLWWLGQALVPAALGKAIDAMAQRDAGTLMKWSAVVLGLGVVQAVAGVLRHRFAVVTWLSAAYRTVQVTVRQAARLGATLPKRLSTGEVVSVGNSDIAHIGNAMDILLRGAGAVVAVVAVTVILISTSVPLGLVVLVGVPLMAAAVGPLLKPLHRRQHGQRDLQGDLATRAADIVAGLRVLRGVGGEQVFAARYREESQRVRRAGVRVASVESLLEGAQVLLPGVLIACVTWLGAHFALEGRITPGQLVAFYGYAVFLIAPLRTLTEAADKLTKGHVAARRVCRILSLEPEIAGGDGRFFTGEGTLRDGESGAEVRPGRLTALAAAAPEDAIAIADRLGGFAPGDVTIGGGPLAELPLAEVRRHILVADNGARLFSGRLRDELDVRGAAGDEEIRQALYAACAEDIVAALPEGLDAHVAESGREFSGGQQQRLRLARALLADPEILILVEPTSAVDAHTEARVAERLGKARSGRATLVCTTSPLVLDRADHVLYVEGGVVRAEGTHRALLDAEPGYRSTVTRGED; encoded by the coding sequence ATGCGCTCTCTTCCTGTGGCCGATCCCGGCACTCCCGACGCCCGCGGGCCGCTCCGCTACCTGTGGTGGGTGGCGCGCGCCCAGGCCGCTCCGCTGCTGGCCGGAGTCGGTCTCGCGGTGCTGTGGTGGCTGGGACAGGCACTCGTGCCGGCGGCCCTGGGCAAGGCGATCGACGCGATGGCCCAGCGGGACGCGGGCACGCTGATGAAGTGGTCGGCGGTGGTGCTCGGCCTCGGCGTGGTCCAGGCGGTCGCCGGCGTCCTGCGCCACCGTTTCGCCGTCGTCACCTGGCTGTCGGCGGCCTATCGCACGGTGCAGGTCACCGTACGGCAGGCGGCCAGGCTCGGGGCGACCCTGCCGAAGCGCCTGTCGACGGGCGAGGTCGTCAGCGTGGGCAACTCGGACATCGCGCACATCGGCAACGCGATGGACATCCTCCTGCGGGGCGCCGGCGCGGTCGTCGCGGTCGTCGCGGTGACCGTGATCCTCATCAGCACCTCGGTACCGCTCGGTCTTGTCGTGCTGGTCGGAGTGCCGCTGATGGCGGCCGCGGTGGGACCCCTGCTCAAGCCGCTGCACCGGCGCCAGCACGGGCAACGCGACCTGCAGGGCGACCTGGCCACCCGGGCGGCCGACATCGTGGCCGGCCTGCGGGTGCTGCGGGGCGTCGGCGGCGAGCAGGTCTTCGCCGCCCGTTACCGCGAGGAGTCGCAGCGCGTACGACGGGCGGGCGTGCGGGTGGCCTCGGTGGAGTCCCTGCTGGAGGGCGCCCAGGTCCTGCTGCCCGGCGTGCTGATCGCGTGCGTGACCTGGCTCGGCGCGCACTTCGCGCTGGAGGGCCGCATCACCCCCGGTCAGCTCGTCGCGTTCTACGGCTACGCGGTCTTCCTGATCGCGCCCCTGCGTACGCTGACCGAGGCCGCCGACAAGCTCACCAAGGGGCACGTGGCGGCGCGCCGCGTGTGCCGGATCCTGTCCCTGGAGCCCGAGATCGCCGGCGGCGACGGCCGCTTCTTCACCGGCGAGGGCACGCTCCGCGACGGCGAATCGGGCGCCGAGGTCCGGCCCGGCCGGCTCACCGCGCTCGCGGCGGCCGCGCCGGAGGACGCCATCGCCATCGCCGACCGCCTGGGCGGGTTCGCCCCCGGCGACGTCACGATCGGCGGCGGCCCGCTCGCGGAGCTGCCGCTCGCCGAGGTCAGGCGGCACATCCTGGTGGCCGACAACGGCGCGCGGCTGTTCAGCGGACGGCTGCGCGACGAGCTGGACGTGCGGGGCGCGGCCGGCGACGAGGAGATCCGCCAGGCGCTGTACGCCGCGTGCGCCGAGGACATCGTGGCGGCGCTGCCCGAGGGCCTGGACGCGCACGTGGCCGAGTCGGGCCGGGAGTTCTCCGGCGGCCAGCAGCAACGGCTGCGGCTGGCCCGGGCGCTGCTCGCCGACCCGGAGATCCTCATCCTGGTCGAGCCCACCAGCGCCGTGGACGCGCACACGGAGGCGCGCGTCGCCGAACGGCTGGGCAAGGCGCGGTCGGGCCGCGCGACCCTGGTCTGCACGACCAGCCCGCTCGTGCTCGACCGGGCCGACCACGTGCTGTACGTGGAGGGCGGCGTGGTGCGGGCCGAAGGCACCCACCGGGCACTGCTGGACGCGGAACCCGGTTATCGCTCGACCGTGACACGAGGGGAAGACTGA
- a CDS encoding ABC transporter ATP-binding protein — MAREILPVADRAQVRAYARRLTLKYPRELGLALALHALAAVAGLFAPRMLGELVQGLAEGRGDLRVDAVALAIAGFVVAQGVLVRFAVYASSRLGEKVLAELREEFVDRVLALPLSTVERAGSGDLITRTSRDVDALSRSVRHAVPETLIAVVTGAFVVGAVILVGPVMAVPSLVAVPLLWGATRWYLNRARDGYLRENAAYADMTEGLAETVEGARTIEALGLESRRLARTDRDIARSFAAERYTLGLRMVWFPAIEFGYVIPVVATLFLGGLFSIEGWVTVAQVTTATLYVQQLIDPLDRLLSWVDELQVGGASMARLLGVANVPDDRSAGDARPVGEELKVSGVRYAYRAGHDVLHGIDLDVRPGERLAMVGPSGAGKSTLGRLIAGVHAPGSGSVTVGGVPLVELPLDELRGHVALVTQEHHVFRGTLRDNLLIARPDASDAEIRRSLEAVDAWDWVTALDGALDTVVGSGGTAISPAQAQQLALARLVLADPHTLVLDEATSLIDPRAARDLERSLAAVLEGRTVIAIAHRLYTAHDADRVAVVEDGRISELGSHDELVAAGGAYAALWDSWHGTAR; from the coding sequence ATGGCCCGCGAGATCCTGCCGGTCGCCGACCGGGCGCAGGTGCGCGCCTACGCGCGGCGGCTGACGCTGAAGTATCCGCGCGAGCTCGGCCTGGCTCTGGCCCTGCACGCCCTCGCGGCGGTCGCCGGCCTGTTCGCGCCCCGCATGCTCGGCGAGCTGGTCCAGGGCCTGGCCGAGGGCCGGGGCGACCTGCGCGTCGACGCCGTCGCCCTGGCCATCGCCGGCTTCGTGGTCGCGCAGGGGGTGCTGGTCAGGTTCGCGGTCTACGCGTCGTCGCGCCTGGGCGAGAAGGTGCTGGCCGAGCTGCGCGAGGAGTTCGTGGACCGGGTGCTCGCGCTGCCGCTCTCGACGGTGGAGCGGGCCGGTTCCGGCGACCTCATCACCCGCACCTCCAGGGACGTGGACGCGCTGTCCCGCAGCGTGCGCCACGCCGTGCCGGAGACGCTGATCGCGGTCGTGACCGGCGCCTTCGTCGTGGGCGCCGTGATCCTCGTCGGCCCGGTCATGGCGGTGCCGTCGCTCGTCGCCGTGCCGCTGCTGTGGGGCGCCACCCGCTGGTACCTCAACCGGGCCAGGGACGGCTATCTGCGGGAGAACGCGGCGTACGCCGACATGACCGAAGGGCTGGCGGAGACCGTCGAGGGTGCGCGCACCATCGAGGCGCTGGGGCTGGAAAGCCGCCGCCTGGCCCGTACGGACCGGGACATCGCCCGGTCGTTCGCGGCCGAGCGGTACACCCTGGGCCTGCGCATGGTGTGGTTCCCCGCGATCGAGTTCGGCTACGTGATCCCGGTCGTGGCGACCCTCTTCCTCGGCGGGCTGTTCTCCATCGAGGGCTGGGTGACGGTGGCCCAGGTGACGACGGCCACGCTCTACGTCCAGCAACTCATCGACCCGCTCGACCGGCTGCTGTCGTGGGTGGACGAGCTCCAGGTCGGCGGGGCCTCGATGGCCCGCCTGCTGGGCGTGGCCAACGTGCCCGACGACCGCAGCGCGGGCGACGCCCGTCCGGTGGGGGAGGAGCTGAAGGTCAGCGGCGTGCGGTACGCCTACCGCGCGGGCCACGACGTGCTGCACGGCATCGACCTCGACGTACGCCCGGGAGAACGGCTGGCCATGGTAGGGCCGTCTGGGGCGGGCAAGTCGACGCTGGGCCGCCTCATCGCCGGGGTGCACGCGCCGGGGAGCGGGTCGGTCACGGTCGGCGGGGTGCCGCTGGTCGAGCTGCCGCTCGACGAGCTGCGCGGGCACGTCGCCCTGGTCACCCAGGAGCACCACGTCTTCCGGGGCACGCTGCGCGACAACCTCCTCATCGCACGGCCGGACGCCTCCGACGCGGAGATACGGCGGTCGCTGGAGGCCGTGGACGCCTGGGACTGGGTGACCGCCCTCGACGGCGCGCTGGACACCGTCGTCGGCTCCGGCGGCACGGCGATCTCCCCGGCCCAGGCGCAGCAGCTCGCGCTCGCCCGGCTGGTGCTGGCCGACCCGCACACGCTCGTGCTGGACGAGGCCACCTCGCTGATCGACCCGCGGGCCGCCCGCGACCTGGAGCGGTCGCTCGCGGCCGTGCTGGAGGGCCGTACGGTGATCGCCATCGCGCACCGGCTGTACACGGCGCACGACGCCGACCGGGTGGCCGTGGTGGAGGACGGCCGGATCAGCGAGCTGGGCTCGCACGACGAGCTGGTGGCGGCGGGCGGCGCCTATGCCGCGCTGTGGGACAGCTGGCACGGCACCGCCCGCTGA